The Coffea eugenioides isolate CCC68of chromosome 8, Ceug_1.0, whole genome shotgun sequence genome has a segment encoding these proteins:
- the LOC113781304 gene encoding zinc finger protein 10-like, with protein MAAELGLLSLTQLQKLAQFQPPQPQPQTSSATTSWMWNPKQVAEDEDDSWEVRAFEQDTGNINGTTWPPRSYTCTFCRREFRSAQALGGHMNVHRRDRARLHQAPPGMNNPTSPSTASSTLIIPAQEFITNGGLCLVYSLANPNGTVLTPTPMNSCMESPSALLSVSSFPTNTLISPCPYTYPATPHSMNSSISQSSNTERSASNSNENNILDNIGQNRKDSAIEELDLELRLGRQ; from the coding sequence ATGGCAGCCGAGCTTGGTCTTCTGTCCTTGACTCAGCTCCAAAAATTAGCTCAATTTCAACCACCACAACCGCAACCCCAGACCTCATCCGCCACTACTTCCTGGATGTGGAACCCTAAACAAGTAgctgaagatgaagatgattcatGGGAAGTAAGAGCATTTGAACAAGACACAGGAAACATCAACGGTACCACTTGGCCCCCAAGGTCCTACACTTGTACCTTTTGTAGAAGGGAGTTCCGATCCGCCCAAGCCTTAGGAGGCCACATGAACGTGCACCGCCGGGACCGTGCTCGGCTCCACCAAGCTCCGCCTGGTATGAACAATCCAACCTCTCCCTCCACCGCCTCTTCTACTCTCATAATCCCAGCTCAAGAATTCATCACAAATGGTGGACTGTGCCTGGTCTATTCCTTAGCCAACCCTAATGGCACTGTCTTGACTCCTACGCCGATGAATTCTTGCATGGAATCACCTTCAGCCCTTTTATCTGTCTCGAGTTTCCCAACCAATACTCTGATCTCGCCTTGCCCTTACACTTATCCTGCAACCCCTCATAGCATGAATTCATCAATCTCTCAGTCTAGTAACACTGAGCGTTCTGCTTCCAATAGCAATGAAAACAATATTCTTGATAACATTGGTCAAAACAGGAAGGATTCAGCGATTGAGGAGCTTGATCTGGAGCTGAGGCTTGGGCGTCAATAA